ATGAATTTTATTTGTTTAATATAGAATATATTATTGAAAATAAAGCTAAAAAAATTCCTATATTAAGAGTAATGATAGTTCCAAACATCCAATTATGTAATTTTCCTGTGTTTTTAAGTTCATTAAATTTATTATCAAATCCTACTTTCACTTTATCAATTTTATTCTCAAGTTCTACTTTAACAGAAGTAATTTCAGACTTTAGTCTATCTTCTATCTTGTCAACTTTATTATCAAGCTCACTAAATTTATTGTCAATTTTATTCTCAAGTTCTACTTTTACTTTATCAATTTTATTCTCAAGTTCTACTTTAGCAGAAGTAATTTCAGATTTTAGTCTATCTTCTACCTTGTTAACTTTATTATCAAGCTCATTAAATTTATTGTCAATTTTATTGTCAAGTCCTACTTTCACTTTATCAATTTTATTCTCAAGTTCTATTTTAGCAGAAGTAATTTCAGACTTTAGTCTATCTTCTACCTTATTAACTTTATTATCAAGCTCATTAAATTTATTGTCAATTTTATTGTCAAGTCCTACTTTTACCTTATCAATCTCATTGCAAAGCTCTAATTTAAAAGAAATAATTTCAGATTTTAAAATACCCTCTGTTTTATCAAGTTTACTATTAAAATTATTTTCCAAATATTCAAGGTCTTTGTAAGTAAGTTCATTTTTGTAATAACGATAAGATAAATCAGTAGCAATGTCTCTATTAATTCCGGCTTTATAAGTTCTGTCAATACCATTTGCTGTGTGATAATTGGTCGTAACTGAGCCATAGAAAATCTCCTTAGTTATAATTATACAATAAATTGATTTTCACATTAACACAAATGCAACAAAATCAAATAACTCATTATTTGTTAACTATGGTTATTAAAAAGTAAACTATTTTTCACATAAAATCATTTTTTATGTGAAAAATAGTTTACTTTTTAATAACCATTACGGTATCATAAATATAAACAATACATAAGTTAAGGAGAGTGGTATTGAACATGAGGAATACAAACAAACATCAGCACAAATTAATAGTCTTGATATCAACAATATGTTATGTAAACAATCGATTTAAGAAATACACCCAAAATGACATACTTTACTATTTTAACGGCAATATTAAAAGGAATGGCCAAAAAGAAGTTAAACTTAAAACATTACAAAGCTATCTCTACAAGTTGAAAAAAGAATTAAAAGTAACAGATAACTACCATAGACATTTGGGAATTAACATGGGCACCGAAATTTACTATAAACTTAAATATTCTAAGAAAGAATGCTATCGTAAAATCAATAAATACTTCAGGAACAAAAAAGAAGACAAATTTCAAAAACGCATAACTAAAAATTACAAAAAAATTGACAATAAAAATGGGAGTGTAGAAAAATGGGAGTGTATTTATAATATATATAATAATAAGAAAGAAGATAAATACAAAAAGTTAAAAGAAAAATTACAAGTAAAGAAATATGCAAAAAAATGTCTATTCAAATCAAAAGAGTTTCTCTCTGTTTTGAATTTAGATATAAACAAAGATGATAAAATTAAGATATTGAAAGCAATGAAAAGGACAGAAAACTACCTTATGAAAAACTTTTCTGAAAAAATAAATAATTTTACTATAAGTCGAAACAAACTTAAGCCCAAACAAGAAGAATTAAAAAAAGTTTTAAGTGGAATAAAAATACAATTGGAAAGTGAAAAATATGACAGTGAACAGGTTGAAATGCAAATACAAGAAACATATGAGAGATATAAAAACAAGCCACATTTTATTATCGAAAGTGATAAATATGATGATTGCAAAAGAGTGATAACCAAAATTAAAAATTCGGTTAAAAATCTTAATACAAACGTCGAAAAAGATGAACAAGCAGTCAGAGTTAACATATTTAGCATATTGTTTGAACAATTAAAGTCTAAATTTGAAACAAATATATTCATACCTATGCTAAAGGATTATTTAGACAGACAGGATAAATTAGAGTATAATAAGGCATTTAACAATCAATACTATTATGAATTATTGAAATTGATAAAAAATAAAGATAATTATTCCAGGGTACAAGGATTTAAAGAAATTGTTAATTAAGGATTAACTATGAAAAGCATACTAGAACGTTTAAAGGAAAAAAAAATAAAAATAGCGGCACAAAAAGACAAGCTTATTTTTATTAAGGTAGAAAATAATAGCGATCTAACATTTTATCATACAAAAATCATGATGGATTTATATAGATTTGGGGTTAATAAAAAACAAAATCATAAATTTTTCATCTCATTTAGAGGATTATTTAATCAGGAGAAGATAGAATCATTTCATTTATTTGCAGTGAGAGATGATGATAAATTTCTAGGAATATTTTATGGTTTTAGAAAGCCAATAAAAAATGTTGTAAGGAGATATGAGGAAAATGGAGTAATGAAAGCATCTACTTTTTCGAAAGTTTATTATATAGAATTTAGGTTTAAAAAAGGAAGTGTATTTTGTTATTTGGAAGGTCTTGCTTATTTCTTTAAGGAAAGAAAATTTGGTACAAAATATTGTAAATCTTTAATTATAAAACTTTCAATTTTGGAAGATCGAGTATATAAATTTTATGATAAAAAGTTACCAAATGGAGGTTTTATATCTAAATGGATAAAAAGAAATCAAAAGTAATAACAATTGCAAGTATTAAAGGTGGTGTTGGTAAAAGTACAACCAGTTTGATATTTGCAACTTTATTAGCCCAAAAGAATAGAGTTTTATTGATAGATATAGACACTCAAGCATCAGTAACTAGTTATTTTTTTATGCAAATAGAAAAGCAGAATTTGGACCTAAAAAGTATTAATATATATGAGGTTTTAAAAAACAATTTGGATATTAACAATTCAATTATCAATGTTGACAATAATTTGGACTTAATTCCTAGTTATTTAAGTTTGCACAAATTTAATAAGGAAGCCATAACATTTAAAGAAATTAAACTGCAAAAACAATTGTTTAATTTAAAATTGGAATATGATTATATAATAATAGATACTAATCCTAGTTTGGATTATACTTTAACAAATGCTCTGGTCGTTAGTGATTATATAATAGTTCCAATGACTGCAGAAAAATGGGCTGTGGAAAGTTTGGAGCTTTTAAATTTTTCTGTAGAAGATTTAGCAATAGAAATTCCTATTTTTGTGATAATAACCAGGTTTAAAAAAAATAATACACATAAGGAACTTTTTAGTTTATTAAAGAAAAACAGTAATTTTTTGGGATTAGTTTCGGAGCGAGAAGATTTGAATAAAAAAATCGCGAAGAATGATATTTTTAATTTGAGTAAGGATTATATATTGGAGTATGAGGGTATATTAAATGAATTTTTGAGTAGGATAACAATGTCCAGTTAACTGGACATTGTTATCCTATAATACAAGTTAAAGGGGGAATATAAATGAATGTCGTAATAAATAAGAGAAATTTAGAAACACTTGATGAACAAAACAATTATTATCAGAAGTTAAAACAAAAATTGAAGTCTCATTGCCAACAAGAAATCTATTATAAAATGGAAATCATTAAAATCTTAAAAGAAATTAAGGATAATGAATATTATAAATTAGATAATTATAAGACATTTGAAGATTTTATTAGAGATTATAAATTGGCAAGAAGTCAAGTTTATGATTATCTAAAGATAGCAAATGCTATAGAAAATGGAATTTTACAAGAAAGTTATGTAGTAGAAAATGGAATTACGCATACAATTGCTTTTTTGAGGAGTGATTCAGGTCTTTTTAAAAAGAAATTAAGGAGGAATGCGCTAAAACCATTAAAATTTCAACTTAAAAAACAAGAAAGTTATAATTTTTATAAAAAAAATGTCAAATTTGCAGAATTTTTATTAGATACTCTTTTCTTAAATAATAAAGATTTGCTTAGAAAATTTTTAGATGAATTTGAATTCTTAAAAGAGTAATGATGGAATATGATTTTTAATGATATGAGAAAGTTTTGTGTCTATTTATATAAAGTGATAACTAACCCTAGTACTTCTATATTTTGGTTAGATTTATTGAAGATATAGTAAAAATATTAGTTACTAGTTGATTTTATTTTAAATTCGTTATATACTGTCTACTGTTAGTAGTACTCATTTTGTACTACCTTATCTTATGTTCACGTTCATAAGGCCTTAGAGCTTAATTAAGGATTCTTTTTTAGAGTCTTTAATTAAGCTCTGAATTTTATATTTTTATTTATCTAATTTAGATTTTAATGGATGAGTATTTTTATATTTTTTTGAATTTATTTTTTCTGTAATGTGACTTGATTAAGATGAGAGTTTTTGTATAGATTATTATGCTTAAGAGTGAGTATGGTAATTGTAAGTACTAATCAAAACTGATTTTATCTTGCATGTATAGTTATATGGTGTGTCAAAATTGTTATTGATAAACACATTATTTAATTTTATAATTGGGTTTTTTAGTTATTTGAAGCGAATTTTTTAAAAGGGCTATTGCAAAGATTTTAAGCAGTGAAAAGATTAGTTAGCTTACTTTAAAGAAAGAATAAAAACTTTAAAGAATTTAGTAGAATAACATTTGGATTTATACTTAAGTTTTTTTAAAAAAAACAAGATACTTTAGTATTATTATTTATATAATAGCAATTGTTAATGAATATGGTAATATAAGATGACTATAAAAGAGCTTGTTAATATTGTTGATAACATTGATTCTAAAAACTATTTTAAATAATTTTTTTGGCTTAAAATTAAAAATAAATAGTAATAAATAGTGATATATAAAAGATTCCTATCTCTATTTTTATGAATATTTTTAGTTGCATTATGACAGATATGACAAAAGCTGAAAAAAATAAGGGAGTATATTATGCGCTACATTCTGTTGCTAATTTTTTTAATGTTTGAAATAAAATTAAAATGTAATTTTGATGTCGATAATGGTTGTGCAAATAAAGAATAAGTTAATCGTATTAGATTTGTTGCTAGTATTTGTGCCTTTTATTTGAAGTCATTCAATATATTTAAAAGAAGTCCTGAAACAAACAAAGAAGTGAAAAGACTAAATTGATATTTATGTACTTGACAATTTATTGTTTTGAATACTTGGTATTTCCATATTCGGTTGTTCATTTAAAATTGTCTCAATAATTCTATGTTATGTTATACTTGATACTTATTAATATATTTTTATACTAAATCTCAAGTTTTGTTATTGAATTCTTTAGTTTCACAAGTCATTAAGTCAATTTGATTGTAATATTCATTATATAAGAAATCATACGAACAACCTTTTTAAAATATCTAATTTAATTAATACTGCATTTTGTTTATTTCCAAACTTAAAATCATCAAATTGTAGTAGAGGAAGAAGAGGGAAATTTTCGATTATAAAAATGAATTAAAAAGTGTTTTGTATACAGTAAATTGAATATTGTTAGATACATTAATGTTGTATTTTTTATGATTTGTCATTTATTCATTTATTCATCGTTGTATTCATTTTTTATGTCTTACTAAGATTTAAAGAAAAGCTAAAAAGAAATAAAAAATAAGGAGGCTAGAAGAATGAATAAAGAGAAAAAAGGAGAGGGGAAAGTAAGAGTAATATTATTGATGATGATGATGGTGATGATGGGATGTAATAGTGGGGTATTAGAAGCAGAGCAAGGGAAGAATAAATATTTGCAGTCATTAGTTAATGTAAGTAATGAATTTTTAAATGTTTTCACTTCATTTGGGGAAATGGTGGGGAGTGTATTGGGATTGAATTTGGAGAGTAAGAAATCGGATGTAGGGAAGTATTTTAAGACAGTGCAGGATACAGTAGAAGAAGTTAAAACAGGACTTAATAAGATTGTTGCTGAAATGAAGGAAGAAAAGAGTCCTAATGTTGAGGCCACTGAGAGTGCAGTGAAAACATTGGTTGAGAGTACACTTGATAAGATAATAGCTGGAGCAAAGGAGGCAAGTGAGGCAATTGGTACTGATGATAGTCCAATTGGTAATATTGCTACTGCTGGTGATGCTGCTGGTGGTGCTGCAGGTGAGATTGATAAACTAGTAAAGGGAATTAAGAGTATAGTAGAAGTAGTACTTAAAGATTCAGGAAAACATGATGCTGGGGATGATAAAAAGGCAAGTGATGGGAGTACTTCAAGAACTGGGGGAGCTGCTCAGGATGGAGAAGCAGGGAAATTGTTCTCTTCTGCTAATGCTGGTGATCAAAATAATGTTAAGAAAGTGGCAACAGATGCAGCAAAGGCAGTAGGAGGAGTAAGAGGAGCAGATATATTGCAAGCTATGATTAAAAATGAAGGTGTTGCTATAAAGTTTGCAAAGAGTAATGATGGTAATGCTGGTGCTGCTCCTAAAGATGCGGAAGTGGCAGGTGGAATAGCATTGAGAGCGATGGCAAAAGGTGGTAAATTTGCTAATGGTACTGCTGGTAATGATGTTTCAGCTGCAGTTAAAGGAGCAGCAGTAAGTTCAGTAAGTAAGGCATTAGATATATTGACAATAGGAATAAGAAGAGCAATAGACTTGGGACTTAAGAGTGTCAAA
The Borrelia duttonii Ly DNA segment above includes these coding regions:
- a CDS encoding chromosome replication/partitioning protein, translating into MNVVINKRNLETLDEQNNYYQKLKQKLKSHCQQEIYYKMEIIKILKEIKDNEYYKLDNYKTFEDFIRDYKLARSQVYDYLKIANAIENGILQESYVVENGITHTIAFLRSDSGLFKKKLRRNALKPLKFQLKKQESYNFYKKNVKFAEFLLDTLFLNNKDLLRKFLDEFEFLKE
- a CDS encoding plasmid maintenance protein, whose protein sequence is MRNTNKHQHKLIVLISTICYVNNRFKKYTQNDILYYFNGNIKRNGQKEVKLKTLQSYLYKLKKELKVTDNYHRHLGINMGTEIYYKLKYSKKECYRKINKYFRNKKEDKFQKRITKNYKKIDNKNGSVEKWECIYNIYNNKKEDKYKKLKEKLQVKKYAKKCLFKSKEFLSVLNLDINKDDKIKILKAMKRTENYLMKNFSEKINNFTISRNKLKPKQEELKKVLSGIKIQLESEKYDSEQVEMQIQETYERYKNKPHFIIESDKYDDCKRVITKIKNSVKNLNTNVEKDEQAVRVNIFSILFEQLKSKFETNIFIPMLKDYLDRQDKLEYNKAFNNQYYYELLKLIKNKDNYSRVQGFKEIVN
- a CDS encoding variable large family protein translates to MNKEKKGEGKVRVILLMMMMVMMGCNSGVLEAEQGKNKYLQSLVNVSNEFLNVFTSFGEMVGSVLGLNLESKKSDVGKYFKTVQDTVEEVKTGLNKIVAEMKEEKSPNVEATESAVKTLVESTLDKIIAGAKEASEAIGTDDSPIGNIATAGDAAGGAAGEIDKLVKGIKSIVEVVLKDSGKHDAGDDKKASDGSTSRTGGAAQDGEAGKLFSSANAGDQNNVKKVATDAAKAVGGVRGADILQAMIKNEGVAIKFAKSNDGNAGAAPKDAEVAGGIALRAMAKGGKFANGTAGNDVSAAVKGAAVSSVSKALDILTIGIRRAIDLGLKSVKEVMKTNTGATAMASGKIGSGSQNQ
- a CDS encoding DUF226 domain-containing protein; the encoded protein is MKSILERLKEKKIKIAAQKDKLIFIKVENNSDLTFYHTKIMMDLYRFGVNKKQNHKFFISFRGLFNQEKIESFHLFAVRDDDKFLGIFYGFRKPIKNVVRRYEENGVMKASTFSKVYYIEFRFKKGSVFCYLEGLAYFFKERKFGTKYCKSLIIKLSILEDRVYKFYDKKLPNGGFISKWIKRNQK
- a CDS encoding ParA family protein; this translates as MDKKKSKVITIASIKGGVGKSTTSLIFATLLAQKNRVLLIDIDTQASVTSYFFMQIEKQNLDLKSINIYEVLKNNLDINNSIINVDNNLDLIPSYLSLHKFNKEAITFKEIKLQKQLFNLKLEYDYIIIDTNPSLDYTLTNALVVSDYIIVPMTAEKWAVESLELLNFSVEDLAIEIPIFVIITRFKKNNTHKELFSLLKKNSNFLGLVSEREDLNKKIAKNDIFNLSKDYILEYEGILNEFLSRITMSS